CGGTTTCCCACATGGCTTCGATGGCGGCCAGTTTCATTTTTTGATGTTCCGACGACTGGTAGCCGCTCTCGTCGCCGAGTACCGCCACCGACAGCGAAGCGGCCAGGCCGAACGCTGCGGCCACCGTCATCGAACGCTTGGCCAGCGCCACGTGGCGGCCCTTGAGCAGGTACCACGCCGAGATCCCCAGCACGAAGATGGCGGCCACCGTGTAGCCGGCCGACACCGTGTGCACGAACTTGGCCTGCGCCACCGGATTGGTGAGCACGGCGCCGAAGTCGGTCACTTCCATGCGCATGGTTTGCGGATTGAGCGCGGCGCCGACCGGGTTCTGCATCCAGCCGTTGGCGATCAGGATCCACAGCGCCGACAGATTGGAGCCCAGTGCGACCAGCCACGTCACCACCAGGTGCGCGCGTTTTGACAGCTTGTCCCAGCCGAAGAAGAACAGGCCGACAAAGGTCGCTTCTAGGAAGAAGGCCATCAGGCCCTCGATGGCCAGCGGCGCGCCGAAGATGTCGCCCACATAGTGGCTGTAGTAGCTCCAGTTCATCCCGAACTGGAATTCCATGACGATGCCGGTGGCCACGCCCATGGCGAAGTTGATGCCGAACAGGATGCCCCAGAACTTGACCATGTCGCGCCAGATGGTGCGGCCGGTCATGACGTACACGGTCTCCATGATGGCAAGAATGATGGACAGGCCGATGGTGAGCGGCACGAACAAAAAGTGGTACAGCGCAGTGAGCGCGAACTGCAGCCTGGATAAGGCGACGATATCGAAGTCCATGATGTTTCCCTGGTTATTACAATTTACAATAGTTGATGGCTGATTCAGTCCTGCCGCAGCGCAGCCAGCGCGGCGTCGAAATCCTGCGTTCCCCGCCGCACATCGAACGCAATGCGGCCGTTGCGCACGCCCACCAGCCGGTCGGCCAGCGCTGCCTCGCGCCGCAGGTGGGTGGCGATGATCACGGTCTGCCCTTCAGCGCGCGCGTGCTGGTCCAGTCCATGCAGCACGTCGCGGGCAGTGGCGGCGTCCAGCGCCTCGGTTGCTTCATCGAGCAGCCACACGCGCGACGGGTGCAGCAGCAACCGCGCCAGCGCCAGCCGGCGCGCCTGGCCGCCCGACAGTCCCAGCCCGCCTTCGCCGAGCATGGTGTCCAGCCCCTTGCCGAAGGCGCGCACTTGCGCATCGAGCCCCGCCGCTTGCAGCGCGTGCCACAGGCGGTCGTCGCCGGCGTCGGGCGCGGCCAGGCGCAGGTTGTCGCGCACGGTATCCTGGAACAGTTCCGTGCGCTGGGTGAACAGGCAGGCTTGGGCTGCGTGCACGCTGCCGTCCAGTGGCGCGATCTCGCCGGCCATCAGCGCCAGCAAGGTCGATTTGCCGGCCCCGCTGGGGCCTACCAGCGCTACCCGTTCGCCGGGTGCGATGCGCAGGTCGATGGCGTGGACCACCGGCGTGCGGCCCGACTGCGCGGCCGATACCTGCTCGAAGACGATGGCGGCGCCGGTGCTGGCATTGCCAGCGGTGTTGATGTCGATAGGGCCAGCGACGTTGGCATCGATTGGCTTGGTCGATACCGTATCGGCGGTGCTCGCTGTCGTGGTGGTGGCGGCCGCAGTCGCGGCGGCGGCCACGTTGGTCTCGGGCGAGGTGGTGGCGGAAGTAACTACACTACCGGTCGCGGCGGCACCTTCAGCGACAATCACGTTGGCGGTCGCACCGGCCGGCGCCAGGCCCTGCTCCAGCCTGGGCCCCAGCCGTTTCATTGCGAGCCACAACCGCCCTGCTTCCAGCGCGCCGCGCCGCAGGCCGGCGAACGGTTCCATGGCGGCGAGCGCGATCAGGATCGCCAGCGCTGCCAGCGGCACCGGCATGGCGCGGTACTCGACCAGCGCGGCGGCGGCCAGCAACACCGCAGCCAGCGTGGCGCTGCCGGCAATGCCGAACGCAGCACCGGCGCAGGTGTCGCGCTGCATCAAGGCCAGGTCGGCGCGGGCCAGCGCGCGGTCGGTGCGGGACAGGGCCTGGCACTGGGCGTTCAGGCGTCCGGCCATGGCCAGTTCGGTCTGGCCGGCCACCAGGTCGATGGCGCGGGCGCGCAGCGCTTCCACGGCGCGCGAGCGGGCCACACCGGGACGGATCGCGCTTTTCAACAGCAGCAAGGTGATCGCGCCGCCGCACACCAGCAGCCACAGGCCGAGCACCACGCCCAGTTGCCACTGCATGAATGCGACCACCACGCCGGCCAGCGCGGCCGCGCACAACGCGGTGGCAGCCGGCACCAGCAGGCGCAGGTACAGCGACTCCAGCGCATCGATGTCGGCAGTGAGACGGAACAGCAGTTTCGAGGGACTGCGCAGCAGGCGGCTGGCGGCATCGGGCAGCGACCAGCCCCGGAACAGCCGTACGCGCAGCTCGGC
This is a stretch of genomic DNA from Duganella zoogloeoides. It encodes these proteins:
- a CDS encoding amino acid ABC transporter ATP-binding/permease protein, which codes for MNAASHAALRQLLLAEPKRLLLGAVLAALTTLGGMALLGLSGWFITATAIAGMSASTAFMFDVFAPSAGIRLLALGRTGTRYAERLVTHDATFGALAELRVRLFRGWSLPDAASRLLRSPSKLLFRLTADIDALESLYLRLLVPAATALCAAALAGVVVAFMQWQLGVVLGLWLLVCGGAITLLLLKSAIRPGVARSRAVEALRARAIDLVAGQTELAMAGRLNAQCQALSRTDRALARADLALMQRDTCAGAAFGIAGSATLAAVLLAAAALVEYRAMPVPLAALAILIALAAMEPFAGLRRGALEAGRLWLAMKRLGPRLEQGLAPAGATANVIVAEGAAATGSVVTSATTSPETNVAAAATAAATTTTASTADTVSTKPIDANVAGPIDINTAGNASTGAAIVFEQVSAAQSGRTPVVHAIDLRIAPGERVALVGPSGAGKSTLLALMAGEIAPLDGSVHAAQACLFTQRTELFQDTVRDNLRLAAPDAGDDRLWHALQAAGLDAQVRAFGKGLDTMLGEGGLGLSGGQARRLALARLLLHPSRVWLLDEATEALDAATARDVLHGLDQHARAEGQTVIIATHLRREAALADRLVGVRNGRIAFDVRRGTQDFDAALAALRQD